The following proteins are encoded in a genomic region of Neoarius graeffei isolate fNeoGra1 chromosome 6, fNeoGra1.pri, whole genome shotgun sequence:
- the si:dkey-88e18.8 gene encoding major intrinsically disordered Notch2-binding receptor 1: MSDSADDALVLLEILEVLGACRARVSYADVCVYLSGRYELHPLLELRSLLYSTACRDPCFPATLFRERLHPPCSNRLSAAADVVSLFNLLTHTRLPPSHTNSLTSCLACVQERAHCDWLHAEGGVIAPGCKYEDSTEALLSLNTGGSHVNTPARSLAHTHQRPSMQRAHSLDVPHSSSRNQELTCKGDRDVDPVPSCAQKRSIFKGEFHKLTPFVPKDGRSQIQEGSREDSEDGQFITCSNPYPDSAHDAHIEDVQMHSSETDTPPDAQTPYLQKHKSLDDLQSSTYFGPTVIERTYHQTPALTAKSHSLDIDSCLAEPSEDDKPRLDGPKPQRPRSEKSALDKSGLTKPGFTKPSFEGSSFDIPGFDPFIVRSVRNTLERLSGLSLDAWYDWSHDTEGVVSVATQTDQSDRRALRSLLLSEKLSIDNTDIAEDDISAIFRFLDDISMCGSMAVLPGDGGGPQEGCGAGLPERRERLGKLKRLFHSLEGPEEGVRWGVGRLLQRVTELEQRLEPISELREQLALVLTTLNRLEQRGQLVHSNSEPLQQQPPSQAPSEGGLRPSSSSEGTNGAAAKRRGLFIRNSRSHTESSSSEQQCKWSVSYSKEQHLHPSHAEQHGALCKKENHPVQERKSSIIIPEAHKVPLRSSMQKANLLPTDRPKVSWSQSELTPLDLQAPESLDFWMDEVYTPVSDTLLRRSQSLTRCSRTQGYRITAISVTATVILILIIVIPICTA, translated from the exons ATGTCAGACAGCGCTGACGATGCCCTGGTTCTCCTGGAGATCCTTGAGGTTCTGGGTGCTTGCCGTGCACGTGTGTCCtatgcagatgtgtgtgtgtatctgagtgGACGTTATGAGCTCCATCCACTGTTGGAGCTGCGGAGTCTGCTGTACTCCACAGCATGTCGTGATCCATGCTTCCCGGCCACGCTGTTCCGTGAACGTCTGCACCCTCCCTGCAGCAACCGTCTGTCGGCAGCCGCCGACGTCGTCTCACTCTTCAACCTGCTCACACACACGCGCCTGCCGCCCTCACACACTAATTCCCTGACCTCCTGCTTGGCCTGTGTTCAGGAGCGTGCACACTGTGATTGGTTGCACGCAGAAGGCGGAGTTATAGCTCCAGGCTGTAAATATGAGGACTCCACTGAGGCACTGCTCAGTCTGAACACCGGGGGGTCGCACGTGAACACTCCagcacgctcgctcgctcacacgcATCAGCGGCCCAGCATGCAGAGAGCACACTCTCTGGACGTTCCTCACAGTTCCTCCAGGAATCAAGAGTTGACCTGCAAGGGTGATCGAGATGTGGATCCTGTTCCAAGCTGCGCTCAGAAGAGGAGCATCTTTAAGGGAGAATTCCACAAACTGACACCATTTGTTCCCAAAGATGGCAGGAGTCAGATCCAGGAAGGATCCAGAGAGGACAGTGAGGATGGACAATTTATCACCTGCAGCAACCCTTATCCTGATTCTGCTCACGATGCACATATAGAAGACGTCCAAATGCACTCTTCTGAAACAGATACACCCCCCGATGCACAGACTCCCTACCTCCAGAAGCATAAAAGTTTAGACGACCTTCAGAGCTCCACCTACTTTGGCCCTACAGTCATAGAAAGAACGTACCACCAAACCCCAGCCCTGACGGCCAAGAGCCACAGTCTGGACATTGACAGCTGCCTTGCAGAACCGTCTGAGGATGACAAACCAAGACTGGATGGACCAAAACCCCAAAGACCTAGATCAGAAAAATCTGCTTTGGACAAATCTGGACTTACAAAACCCGGATTTACTAAACCCAGCTTCGAGGGCAGTAGCTTCGACATCCCCGGCTTTGATCCGTTTATCGTCCGATCGGTTAGAAACACCCTGGAACGGCTGAGTGGTTTAAGTTTAGATGCCTGGTATGATTGGTCACATGACACTGAGGGCGTGGTCAGCGTGGCCACTCAGACAGACCAGAGTGATCGTCGTGCTCTGAGGAGCCTTCTGCTCAGTGAAAAGCTCTCAATCGATAATACAGACATCGCAGAGGATGACATCAGTGCCATCTTTCGTTTCTTGGATGACATTAGTATGTGTGGCTCGATGGCCGTCCTGCCTGGAGATGGAGGAGGACCTCAGGAAGGGTGCGGAGCTGGGTTGCCAGAACGACGGGAGCGTTTAGGGAAACTCAAACGCCTGTTTCACTCTCTCGAGGGGCCAGAAGAAGGTGTGCGATGGGGCGTTGGACGGCTCTTACAGCGGGTCACAGAGCTCGAGCAGCGTCTGGAGCCGATCTCAGAGCTGAGGGAGCAGCTGGCACTGGTCCTCACCACGCTGAACCGTCTGGAGCAAAGAGGGCAACTTGTGCACTCAAACTCCGAACCTCTCCAACAGCAGCCTCCATCACAGGCTCCATCAGAAGGAGGCTTGAGACCCAGTTCGAGTTCTGAGGGGACCAACGGAGCTGCAGCTAAACGCAGGGGTCTGTTCATACGCAATTCCAGGAGCCACACGGAGAGCAGCAGTTCTGAGCAACAGTGCAAGTGGAGCGTCAGCTACAGCAAGGAGCAACACCTCCATCcttcacat GCTGAGCAGCATGGAGCACTTTGTAAAAAAGAGAATCATCCAGTTCAGGAGAGAAAGAGCTCCATTATCATTCCTGAAGCCCACAAGGTTCCTCTACGCAGCTCCATGCAGAAGGCGAACCTCCTCCCAACAGACCGGCCAAAAGTCTCCTGGAGCCAGTCAGAGCTCACGCCCCTCGACCTGCAG gCCCCTGAGTCTCTGGATTTCTGGATGGATGAGGTTTACACTCCGGTGTCAGACACACTCCTGCGCCGCTCCCAGTCTCTGACGCGCTGCAGCCGGACACAGGGATACCGCATCACCGCCATCAGCGTTACTGCCACcgtcatcctcatcctcatcatcGTCATCCCGATATGCACTGCGTAa